The following nucleotide sequence is from Bacteroidales bacterium.
GTGTTAACGATTAAATACAAAGCTGCATTGGAAGATGAATGGACCACGCTCGAAACCTTTTCTACGGACGTGACTGAGTGGACTGAAGTTTCTATCGTGCTTCCTAATCTGTCGGACAGTTACTATGTTGCTTTCGAAGGCGAATGTAACTCAGGTATGGGCATTACCATAGACGAGGTTTCCATCAATGAGCCACAGACGCAGAGCTTTGTCATTACGGCTGGAGCCGAAGGCAACGGAACCATCACTCCTTCGGGGCAGGTGTTTGTTCCTGCCGGCGAAACGCAACAATTTGATGTGAAAGCTTATCATGGACATCAAATCGCTTCACTTTTAGTGGATGATGCAGCCATTGTAGCGGCTCAGGGTGAATCACAATTTACATTTACCTTCCAGTCAGTAAATGCAGCACATACCATCATGGCCTATTTTACAGCTAATGCACAAAGTGTTACGGTTGAGGTAGTGCCACATGGGGCCGGTTCTGTTAGTATACAAGGAGAGCGCTATTATGGAAACACCATTAAGCTTTACGCACGGTCATCAGGAAGCAATTATGTTTTCTCACATTGGGAAGCCGATGGAAAAACAATTGCAACTGAAAATCCTTTCAAGTTTGAATTGCTTTCGGATACATTGTTTGAAGCCCATTTCAGGCTTGTAACCGGAATCGGAAGCAGACGCGACTTGAGTGATCACGTGAGGGTATATCCAAACCCGATGAAAGACGATCTACATATTGATCTGCCTATCGATGCCCTGGTGCGCGTGTTTGATATGCAGGGAAGGCTGCAATACGAAGCTAAATTGTCTTCAGGAACGAATACAATAAATCTAAGTGGATTAAACCAGGGCACATATATTCTCAAACTGCAATTCGAAGACCAGGTGATTACCAAAAGGATTTTACATTATTAATGGCCTGGTGAACAGATACTGGTTTTAGGAAACTGGGACTATTGGTCTGCTTTTAATAGCTGCCTTTGTGCTCATTGTGGTTAAAAAGAAACGAATAAACCGCTGAGGCGGAGAGACGCAGAGGGAAAACGTTAGGAAATTAAATCTCTGCGCCTCTCCGCCTCAGCGGTAAAAAAGAGTTATCCACGGAAACGTAATCGGTACAATACAAAAAAAGAAAGCCCGGCAATTACACCGGGCTTTTTGATTTGTTACTGCAACACCACCTTTTTGGTGAAGCTGAGATCGCGCGTGGTGATTTTAATAATATAAATCCCTTTCGGGTAGGATGAGAGATTTATTCGGCCTTCCCCGGAGAGATTCATCTGTAGAAGGTTTTCGCTGACGGCGTTATAAACTTCAACGGTGTAATTATCCTCAATGCCGGAAATCTGTACATCGCCGGTAGTGGGATTGGGATAGATACTGATGCTGCCGGGATCGACCACTGAAATTCCCACACTACTCAGATGGATGCTGGTGGCAACAGAAACTCCATGCGCCACGAAAGCATTTCCTTCCTGGTAGTCTGCATCCCACGAAAGTAGCAGATCAAAGGTTTGGTCATCCTCGGGCCGATATAGGCGGTAGCGAATTTCTTCACCATCGGTAAGCCCATCATTTTGTTCCGTCGTTGCATCGTCACCATACAAAACCAGTGTGGTCTGTTCATCGCTGATCTGAGCCAATCCGGTGCAAAGTCCGTTTTGGCCGAAGCCGGCAAGAATATCCCCTGGCTTGAGCTGCGCGACAGCATTTGCATCAAATGCAATCACATGAGATATTGGCGTTGGCGTAACCGTCGCAAAAGGTGAAAGGATGGGTTCTTCCGGTTTTGTTTCCGGCGCAGCCTTATCGGCGTAGTATGGATAGCTGATCGAAGTCGGAGCGTAGCAATAGACGAAATAGGCTTTCCCGGGATTGACGAATCCAAGCGTATTGATGCCCATTTCTTTCCATAGCAATTTCGATCCGGCCACCTGCTTCACAATTTTAATATCGTTATTAAAACCAAAAACAAAATCGCTCGAAACCGGAGTTTTGCTAAGCATCGGCACCAGGTTCCATCCTTTTGACAATTGCACCGTGAGT
It contains:
- a CDS encoding T9SS type A sorting domain-containing protein, yielding VLTIKYKAALEDEWTTLETFSTDVTEWTEVSIVLPNLSDSYYVAFEGECNSGMGITIDEVSINEPQTQSFVITAGAEGNGTITPSGQVFVPAGETQQFDVKAYHGHQIASLLVDDAAIVAAQGESQFTFTFQSVNAAHTIMAYFTANAQSVTVEVVPHGAGSVSIQGERYYGNTIKLYARSSGSNYVFSHWEADGKTIATENPFKFELLSDTLFEAHFRLVTGIGSRRDLSDHVRVYPNPMKDDLHIDLPIDALVRVFDMQGRLQYEAKLSSGTNTINLSGLNQGTYILKLQFEDQVITKRILHY